The following is a genomic window from Candidatus Tanganyikabacteria bacterium.
CGACGGCGAGTTGGACGGCACGGTGGGCTCGCTGGCTTCGTTGCCCACGCTCACGACGACCGCCACGCCGTGCGCGACCGCGTTGTCGATGGCGTCCTGGTAGGCCGCCTGCACGCCCAGCGAGCCCGGGATGCCCTGGCTGATGTTGCAGACCGCCACCGGCGAGCCATTGCCCACGTTCTTCAGCCACGCGTACGGGGAGTCGGCCTGGTTGTAGTAAGCCGCGATGGTGATGGCGTTCAGCAGCCCCAGGGTCGTGATGGTCCCGGTCGTGGGCTGCGCGTCCTTGAGGGGCACGATGCGGACACCGGGCGCCACCCCGGCGTTGCCGATCGAGTTGCGCCGAGCGGCGATGACCCCCGCGACGAGCGTGCCATGGTCGTCGATTGCGGCCTCGAAGGTCGTCGTGGACGGAGCCGTGACCTTGTCGAGGGCGGTCGTGGTCAGGAAACCGCCCACCACGCCGGGCGACAGATCGGGATGGCTGGGATCGACGCCCGAATCGACGACCGCCACGTTGACGTTTGACAGCGCCAGGCCGATGCCCGCGTCGATCGCCGCCCAGCCAGAAAAGACGTCGGACCCGTCGCTGCCGTACTGCCACTGGTAGGGCAGGAGCGGATCGGCCGACGGCAACGCATGGGGTTCGATCACCTGGTTGCGCACGACCGACGTGACGCCCGGAGCGCGGGAGTAGAAGGCCATGGCCTCCGCCTCCTGTCCGGCCGGGACCCGGACCAGGTCGTAGCTGCGGGCGAGGAAGAGCGTCTGGGCGACCACGGCGCCGTCGAAGGCAGGGAGCGCCTTGCCGGCCTCGCGGCCCACGATGAGCTCGCCGGGCACTGCCGGCAGGGCCTGGCCTTCCGGCAGCCGCACGCTTCCCTGGGCGCCGGGCTTCGAGCCGGCGAGCGGCTCGAAGCCCGTGACGGCCATCTGCGGCGCCGGCGCGGCCCGCA
Proteins encoded in this region:
- a CDS encoding S8/S53 family peptidase translates to RAAPAPQMAVTGFEPLAGSKPGAQGSVRLPEGQALPAVPGELIVGREAGKALPAFDGAVVAQTLFLARSYDLVRVPAGQEAEAMAFYSRAPGVTSVVRNQVIEPHALPSADPLLPYQWQYGSDGSDVFSGWAAIDAGIGLALSNVNVAVVDSGVDPSHPDLSPGVVGGFLTTTALDKVTAPSTTTFEAAIDDHGTLVAGVIAARRNSIGNAGVAPGVRIVPLKDAQPTTGTITTLGLLNAITIAAYYNQADSPYAWLKNVGNGSPVAVCNISQGIPGSLGVQAAYQDAIDNAVAHGVAVVVSVGNEASEPTVPSNSPSAIAVSVTMRYLGWELLAPYSNHGDPVFVSGPGNMIWSTSRSTGGDYTKAYKLFNGTSAAAPFVSATLALIHAKYVGSTTPRDRALVARLKEKLRTSVDDLGPGGWDPQFGWGRVNIRKALSGTF